In one Arachis duranensis cultivar V14167 chromosome 9, aradu.V14167.gnm2.J7QH, whole genome shotgun sequence genomic region, the following are encoded:
- the LOC107464140 gene encoding heat shock cognate 70 kDa protein-like, whose protein sequence is MKRARKYEGHAVGIDLGTTYSCVAVWQEQHCRVEIIHNDQGNRTTPSYVAFTANQRLIGDAAKNQAAANPINTVFDVKRLIGRKYSDPVIKNDLLMWPFKVTAGADDKPMIVVTYKDQEKHFSAEEISSMVLTKMREIAEAYLESPVCNAVITVPAYFNDSQRKATRDAGAIAGLNVMRIISEPTAAAIAYGLDKRSDCTGERNIFIFDLGGGTFDVSLLTIKGKVFEVKATAGNTHLGGEDFDNRIVSYFVKEFNRKNTVDISGDARALRRLRSACEKAKRTLSYAVTATIELDVFFKGIDFYSSITRARFEELNMDLFRECLETVDRCITDSNVDKASVHDVVLVGGSSRIPKVQELLQEFFNGKELCKSINPDEAVAYGAAVKAALLTGGSKSSAPNLVLQDVTPLSLGKATMGDVMSVVIPRNTTFPVKKSETFFTVQDNQSHVLEEIYEGERTRASDNNLLGRYTLSGIPPAPKGHPVSICFDLDADGILIVTSEEKTNGNKNQITITNDKGRLSQEEIERLIEEAERYKVEDDKFLEKANSIITLEDYVYDMEKALISSKLCPADKKKLNSAIDKAITLLDDGNKENIENHVFVECLNESKLIFEPIRAKTR, encoded by the exons ATGAAGAGGGCCAGAAAGTACGAAGGACATGCAGTGGGAATCGACCTTGGCACAACGTACTCTTGTGTTGCCGTATGGCAGGAACAACACTGTCGAGTGGAGATCATTCATAATGACCAGGGCAACAGAACAACACCTTCCTACGTTGCTTTTACTGCCAATCAGAGGCTAATTGGAGATGCTGCTAAGAACCAAGCTGCCGCTAACCCAATTAACACTGTCTTCG ATGTTAAGAGACTCATCGGTAGAAAATATAGTGATCCGGTTATCAAGAATGATCTGTTGATGTGGCCATTTAAGGTCACTGCTGGTGCTGATGACAAACCAATGATTGTTGTTACATACAAGGATCAAGAGAAGCACTTTTCTGCCGAAGAAATTTCATCTATGGTTCTCACTAAAATGCGAGAGATTGCGGAGGCGTACTTAGAGTCACCTGTTTGTAACGCCGTTATTACAGTGCCTGCTTATTTCAATGACTCTCAGCGCAAAGCTACCAGAGATGCTGGCGCCATTGCAGGTCTTAATGTGATGCGAATAATTAGCGAGCCAACGGCTGCTGCTATTGCATATGGACTTGACAAAAGATCCGATTGCACTGGAGAACgaaatattttcatctttgatcttggtgGTGGTACTTTTGATGTGTCTCTCCTTACCATTAAGGGTAAGGTATTCGAAGTCAAGGCTACTGCCGGAAACACTCACCTTGGTGGAGAGGATTTTGATAACAGAATAGTCAGTTACTTTGTTAAAGAATTCAATAGAAAGAACACGGTTGACATTAGTGGTGACGCGAGAGCCTTGAGGAGATTGAGATCTGCTTGTGAGAAGGCGAAGAGGACTTTATCATATGCCGTTACTGCCACCATTGAATTGGATGTTTTCTTTAAAGGAATTGACTTCTATTCATCAATCACGCGTGCTAGATTCGAAGAACTTAATATGGACCTCTTCAGAGAGTGCTTGGAAACGGTAGATCGATGCATCACTGATTCGAATGTGGACAAGGCAAGTGTACATGATGTAGTCCTTGTTGGTGGCTCATCTAGGATACCCAAAGTGCAGGAGCTGCTGCAAGAATTTTTCAACGGAAAGGAGCTCTGTAAGAGCATCAATCCCGATGAAGCTGTTGCATATGGCGCGGCTGTTAAGGCGGCTTTGTTGACTGGGGGTTCTAAGAGTAGTGCCCCAAATTTGGTGCTGCAGGATGTTACTCCTCTGTCTCTTGGTAAAGCCACAATGGGAGATGTCATGAGTGTTGTGATTCCAAGGAATACTACCTTTCCTGTAAAGAAATCAGAAACTTTCTTCACAGTTCAAGACAATCAATCACATGTGCTTGAAGAGATTTATGAAGGTGAGAGGACAAGAGCCAGTGATAACAACTTGCTTGGTCGATATACACTTTCAGGAATCCCTCCTGCTCCTAAGGGCCATCCTGTATCGATATGCTTCGATTTAGATGCCGATGGCATCCTTATTGTGACATCTGAGGAAAAGACTAATGGAAATAAAAACCAGATTACCATAACAAATGATAAAGGAAGATTGTCACAGGAAGAAATTGAAAGGCTTATTGAGGAAGCTGAGAGATACAAGGTTGAAGATGACAAGTTTCTTGAGAAAGCTAATTCAATAATTACTTTGGAGGATTATGTTTATGACATGGAGAAAGCGTTAATCAGTTCTAAGCTTTGTCCCGCGGATAAGAAGAAGCTCAATTCTGCAATTGATAAGGCTATAACTCTGCTTGATGATGGTAACAAGGAGAACATAGAAAATCATGTGTTTGTCGAGTGTCTTAATGAATCTAAGCTCATTTTTGAGCCCATTAGAGCTAAGACTAGATAG
- the LOC107464273 gene encoding inorganic pyrophosphatase 1, producing the protein MAGIVVVFDFDSTIIECDSDNWVLDETGFTEKFYELLPTTLWNPLMDRMMGELHSEGKTIEEIVEILKRTPLNPRIVHAIEAAYSLGCDLKIVSDANMFFIETILKHHGVRNCFSEIIANPSYVNEEGRLRISPFHDYMKSSHECSLCPPNMCKGVIIERIQNLLSTEGKKKFIYLGDGNGDFCPSLKLKENDYLMPRKYFPLSDLVSKDSNKIKAEVHGWKDGEELENILVHIINKEIEGNKINNNSTPKISIDCKLGSIPIMDTTTYQPLPKALPVRH; encoded by the exons ATGGCTGGGATTGTTGTGGTTTTTGATTTCGACTCAACAATCATTGAGTGTGATAGTGATAATTGGGTGCTTGATGAGACTGGTTTTACTGAAAAATTCTATGAGCTTCTTCCTACCACGCTTTGGAACCCTCTCATG GATAGGATGATGGGTGAGCTTCATTCAGAAGgtaaaacaattgaagaaattGTAGAAATTTTGAAGCGAACTCCATTGAATCCCCGTATTGTGCATGCTATTGAGGCAGCTTATTCCCTTGG ATGTGATTTGAAGATTGTGAGTGATGCAAATATGTTCTTCATTGAGACAATTCTAAAGCATCATGGAGTGAGGAATTGTTTCTCAGAGATCATTGCAAACCCTAGCTATGTTAATGAAGAAGGAAGGCTCAGAATTTCACCTTTCCATGATTATATGAAATCTTCTCATGAATGCAGTCTTTGTCCACCAAACATGTGCAAG GGAGTGATCATAGAAAGGATCCAAAATTTGCTTTCAacagaaggaaagaagaaattCATCTACCTTGGAGATGGAAATGGAGATTTTTGCCCTAGTTTGAAGCTCAAAGAAAATGACTATTTGATGCCAAGAAAATACTTTCCTTTAAGTGATTTAGTCTCCAAAGATTCCAACAAGATTAAGGCAGAGGTTCATGGATGGAAAGATGGGGAAGAGCTTGAAAATATTTTGGTTCATATTATCaacaaagaaattgaaggaaacaaaattaataacaattctACTCCGAAAATCTCAATTGATTGCAAGTTGGGGTCAATTCCAATAATGGACACTACTACTTATCAACCTTTGCCTAAGGCACTGCCAGTTCGTCATTAA